The following coding sequences are from one Lolium rigidum isolate FL_2022 chromosome 6, APGP_CSIRO_Lrig_0.1, whole genome shotgun sequence window:
- the LOC124665255 gene encoding uncharacterized protein LOC124665255: protein MLRTFPQARRLLRRMGFEKGDEYFFKQMGKGMLCTYALFGAAWVWNETSPLGWWTLKPRPKEEKEMAHLYERREFPYPGDEAAVEEFIKSGGALGTTIGPKGFADTNMDSDNMQKQLQSKKFEQEAQKLWFRMRNEVVQELEEKGFDVQ from the exons ATGCTGCGCACCTTCCCTCAAGCCCGTCGGCTTCTCAG GAGGATGGGGTTCGAGAAGGGGGACGAGTACTTCTTCAAGCAGATGGGCAAGGGCATGCTCTGCACATACGCACTATTTGGCGCCGCCTGGGTCTGGAATGAGACGTCGCCGCTTGGCTGGTGGACGCTCAAGCCACGCCCCAAG GAAGAGAAAGAAATGGCGCATCTATACGAGCGCCGGGAGTTCCCGTACCCTGgagacgaggcggcggtggaggaattCATAAAGAGCGGCGGCGCCTTGGGCACCACGATCGGACCCAAAGGTTTCGCTGACACGAACATGGACTCTGATAACATGCAGAAGCAGCTTCAATCGAAGAAGTTCGAGCAGGAAGCGCAGAAGCTCTGGTTCCGGATGAGGAACGAGGTTGTGCAGGAACTCGAAGAGAAGGGTTTTGATGTTCAGTGA